In the Longimicrobiales bacterium genome, one interval contains:
- a CDS encoding adenylate/guanylate cyclase domain-containing protein, which translates to MKYRRFLALALIVVVSAGLATLSETFGGLTGVEQLENRLLDARQRTTEESFQSGVGERASDSDVVMVLFDDYTVMDEFDGWAWYSPASRAHIAEVIDALAGAGARTIGLDVFLDKLYHPRLKAIEDGDGLLQAAIERAGNVVLVTPIQVTDSGPVSFPPHPYFADVAADIGTAEFPTAFETFRSGTLAARSAGTLEPSFALAMYGHYKGFDVDSLLLETRKLGRVPIPGMPDNVGRVPGDWFEENAASESNVIPFMIRYVGPPSSSVEGGPPGTFQTFGSFFVPLTAAFLPEAFEDKVVLIGTGWHDEDKFRTPFYGFEYSPLPDTTATVAQGSAAVTATEQYSWMYGVEIHANSVQNMLDGEYVTPLSDTKEIFLLLFAALLTGGITFWLGPGWGGATTICAVLGLMIYAFWAWTGSAYGPGVTYFSLGERFTWVPIVLPALSAIFSYVNSSAYVAVIEGKERRFIQGAFGKYVSPDVVADLANNPGQLQLGGQKRDLSILFSDLAGFTTLSERMDPADLLAHLNEYLTEMTQVVMDEEGTLDKYIGDAIMAFWNAPRDVPDHANKALRTMILSQRKMGELNRRWAANDPDHEDLVVRIGVNTGEVVVGNVGGENRFDYSAIGDAVNLAARLEPANKSYDTLNMCSQFTLDAADTNAFRIRELDLIAVKGKKKPVQVYEVLELTGVALPDAKEKAVAAYDLGMTAYKKHDWTSARDQFLAGLAACPDDGPCRVYAERCAAHLEDPPPPDWDFVVRRTTK; encoded by the coding sequence GTGAAATACCGTCGATTCCTGGCCCTGGCCCTCATCGTCGTTGTGTCCGCAGGCTTGGCGACGCTGTCGGAAACCTTCGGCGGCCTAACTGGCGTGGAGCAGCTAGAGAATCGGCTTCTCGACGCACGCCAACGGACGACTGAGGAGTCCTTCCAATCTGGGGTGGGTGAACGGGCGTCGGACAGCGACGTCGTCATGGTGTTGTTCGACGACTACACGGTCATGGACGAATTCGATGGCTGGGCATGGTACTCGCCGGCCTCGCGCGCCCACATCGCCGAGGTCATCGACGCCCTCGCGGGGGCGGGTGCACGCACCATCGGACTCGATGTCTTTCTAGACAAGCTCTACCACCCACGGCTGAAAGCGATTGAAGATGGTGACGGCCTGCTGCAAGCTGCAATCGAGCGTGCGGGCAACGTCGTACTCGTCACCCCAATCCAGGTCACGGACTCTGGGCCAGTATCGTTCCCCCCACACCCCTACTTCGCCGACGTAGCCGCGGATATCGGGACGGCTGAATTCCCGACCGCGTTCGAGACGTTCCGCTCCGGCACTCTCGCCGCTCGGTCTGCAGGCACGCTGGAGCCGTCGTTCGCGCTCGCGATGTACGGCCACTACAAGGGCTTCGACGTCGACTCACTCTTGCTGGAAACGCGCAAGTTGGGACGGGTCCCGATTCCCGGGATGCCGGACAACGTAGGGAGGGTTCCGGGAGATTGGTTTGAAGAAAATGCTGCCTCAGAAAGCAACGTAATCCCCTTCATGATCCGTTATGTCGGGCCGCCATCGAGCTCAGTAGAGGGTGGTCCGCCGGGCACGTTCCAAACGTTCGGATCGTTCTTCGTGCCACTCACCGCAGCCTTCCTGCCGGAGGCGTTCGAGGACAAAGTCGTCCTGATCGGGACCGGTTGGCACGATGAAGACAAGTTCCGGACGCCGTTTTACGGTTTCGAATACTCCCCTCTGCCAGATACGACAGCGACCGTAGCCCAGGGATCAGCGGCAGTCACCGCAACTGAACAATACAGCTGGATGTACGGTGTTGAGATCCATGCCAATTCAGTGCAAAACATGTTGGACGGGGAGTACGTGACGCCGCTCAGTGACACGAAGGAAATCTTCCTTCTTTTGTTCGCTGCCCTGCTCACCGGTGGCATCACATTCTGGCTGGGGCCCGGGTGGGGCGGCGCAACGACGATCTGCGCAGTCCTAGGTCTGATGATCTACGCGTTCTGGGCTTGGACCGGGAGCGCATATGGACCCGGAGTCACCTACTTCTCTCTTGGAGAGCGATTCACCTGGGTCCCGATCGTTCTCCCTGCTCTGTCGGCCATCTTCTCCTATGTCAACTCGTCCGCTTACGTGGCGGTTATTGAGGGGAAAGAGAGGCGCTTCATTCAGGGCGCATTCGGTAAATACGTTTCGCCAGACGTCGTCGCGGACCTGGCAAACAACCCAGGGCAGCTTCAACTCGGCGGTCAAAAACGAGACCTGTCGATTCTGTTTTCAGATCTCGCCGGATTCACGACGCTCTCCGAACGGATGGACCCCGCCGACCTCCTGGCACATCTCAACGAGTATCTCACTGAGATGACCCAAGTCGTCATGGACGAAGAAGGCACGCTCGACAAATACATCGGTGACGCCATCATGGCGTTCTGGAACGCCCCGCGTGATGTGCCGGACCATGCAAACAAAGCGCTTCGGACGATGATCCTGTCTCAGCGAAAAATGGGCGAACTCAATCGACGCTGGGCTGCGAACGACCCCGACCACGAAGATCTGGTTGTCAGAATCGGTGTGAACACCGGTGAGGTCGTCGTTGGCAACGTGGGCGGTGAGAACCGATTCGATTATTCCGCAATCGGGGATGCAGTGAACCTGGCTGCCCGGCTGGAGCCCGCGAACAAGTCGTATGACACATTGAATATGTGCTCACAATTCACGCTGGATGCCGCTGACACCAACGCTTTTCGCATTCGCGAGCTCGACCTGATCGCGGTGAAGGGCAAGAAAAAGCCGGTTCAGGTGTATGAAGTGCTGGAGTTGACCGGAGTGGCCCTCCCAGACGCGAAAGAGAAAGCAGTTGCGGCGTACGACCTTGGGATGACAGCGTACAAGAAGCACGATTGGACCTCGGCCCGAGACCAGTTCCTAGCCGGACTCGCGGCATGCCCTGACGATGGTCCGTGTCGGGTGTACGCGGAGAGGTGTGCTGCACACCTTGAAGATCCGCCGCCGCCCGATTGGGATTTCGTGGTGCGACGGACGACAAAGTAG
- a CDS encoding HD domain-containing phosphohydrolase, with amino-acid sequence MSDNNGNDISLQQELERTREELTQARSALRELNKIGMALMSERDPDRLLGLILTQARTLTGSDAGSLYLVEEDAYGKDVLHFLRSQNDTLPELSTPNFTLPLDDRSIAGYAALTAEPLLIDDVYEIPAHTPYGFNKGFDEANGYRAKSMLTVPMVDHKDRTVGVLQLINRKTEPSAEIRTDEDADKWVLPYSEREVNIVSSLAGQAAVSIENGQLYQDIENLLEGFIKASVTAIDRRDPATSGHSVRVTELTCDTAEVINQQTEGPFADASFTAEEMKQLRYAGLLHDFGKIGVREATLVKEMKLPPQMEARVESRFGLIKKTLEADAANAKALTLQAATGPTSAGDELPEIEAKLQEDLETLRQYREAVEQANIPRVLDEDAAGILKDIAKRKFVDPDGNEQTYITADELHFLSIKRGTLDEAERKEIESHVVHSYDFLLNIPWTDELSRIAEIVRGHHEKLNGKGYPDGVTKEALSLETRIMTVCDIFDALTASDRPYKKAMPVEKALQILRWEAEEGGLESNIVELFAEHQIYKKVLEKDWREF; translated from the coding sequence ATGAGTGACAACAACGGGAACGACATATCGCTTCAGCAGGAGCTGGAACGAACCCGAGAGGAGTTGACTCAGGCGCGGTCCGCACTCCGCGAGTTGAACAAGATCGGGATGGCACTCATGAGCGAGCGCGATCCCGATCGGCTCTTGGGGCTGATTCTGACCCAGGCTCGCACTCTGACCGGGTCAGACGCTGGCAGCCTCTACCTCGTCGAGGAAGACGCCTATGGAAAGGACGTACTCCACTTCCTCCGGAGCCAGAACGACACACTACCGGAGTTGTCGACGCCCAATTTCACGCTTCCACTCGACGACCGCAGTATCGCCGGCTATGCGGCCCTAACAGCCGAGCCCCTCCTGATCGACGACGTGTATGAGATCCCCGCCCACACGCCGTACGGCTTCAACAAGGGATTCGACGAGGCGAATGGATACCGTGCCAAGTCGATGCTCACCGTCCCGATGGTCGATCACAAAGACCGTACGGTAGGTGTGCTCCAACTCATCAATCGCAAGACCGAGCCGAGCGCGGAGATCCGTACGGACGAGGACGCGGACAAGTGGGTCCTGCCCTACTCCGAGCGAGAAGTGAACATCGTGTCGTCGCTAGCAGGGCAGGCAGCCGTCTCGATCGAAAACGGCCAGCTATACCAGGACATCGAAAACCTCCTGGAAGGCTTCATCAAGGCGAGTGTCACCGCGATCGACCGAAGAGACCCCGCGACATCCGGGCACTCCGTTCGAGTCACGGAGCTCACATGCGATACCGCCGAAGTCATCAATCAACAGACGGAGGGGCCGTTCGCCGACGCCAGCTTCACTGCCGAGGAGATGAAACAGCTGCGTTATGCCGGACTGTTGCACGACTTCGGTAAAATCGGGGTGCGAGAGGCGACCCTCGTGAAGGAGATGAAGTTGCCTCCCCAGATGGAAGCACGCGTCGAGAGTCGCTTCGGCCTCATCAAGAAGACTCTGGAAGCCGACGCAGCGAACGCGAAGGCCTTGACGCTGCAGGCCGCCACGGGCCCAACGAGTGCCGGGGACGAGCTACCCGAGATCGAGGCGAAGCTGCAGGAAGATCTCGAGACACTCCGCCAGTACCGCGAGGCCGTCGAGCAAGCCAACATCCCACGGGTTCTCGACGAAGACGCAGCGGGAATCCTCAAGGACATCGCGAAGCGCAAATTCGTTGATCCGGATGGAAACGAGCAGACGTATATCACCGCGGACGAGCTCCACTTCCTCTCTATCAAACGTGGCACGCTCGATGAAGCGGAGAGGAAAGAAATCGAGTCCCACGTGGTGCACTCGTACGACTTCCTACTCAACATCCCGTGGACGGACGAACTGTCACGAATCGCTGAGATCGTTCGCGGCCACCATGAGAAATTGAACGGAAAGGGATACCCCGACGGCGTAACCAAAGAGGCCCTGTCGCTCGAAACCCGCATCATGACCGTGTGCGATATTTTCGACGCCCTGACCGCGTCCGATAGGCCTTACAAGAAAGCAATGCCCGTCGAGAAGGCACTCCAGATTCTCCGATGGGAAGCCGAGGAGGGCGGCTTGGAGTCAAACATCGTCGAGCTCTTCGCAGAACATCAGATCTACAAGAAGGTCCTCGAAAAGGACTGGCGCGAGTTCTAG
- a CDS encoding peptidyl-alpha-hydroxyglycine alpha-amidating lyase family protein — translation MTRSLRLGAAVASLMLAVPAAEGLTAQMTAPNPYETVEGVWAELPDGRTWGSTSAVYPAPDGMSIWVADRCGANSCEDSDVDPILRYDLDGNLLASFGAGQVVWPHGMHVDTEGNVWIADAVGFGETPEGRGHVVLKFSAEGELLMTLGEDGVAGTDRQRFTRPNDVYVASDGSIFVADGHRGRGEANNRIMKFDAEGNFLLEWGTTGGGTGEFDEPHGLAMDSDGRLFVADRYNNRIQIFDQEGAHLATWTQFSRLSGIFIKDDVLYAADSESNMRRNPGWKRGIYIGDAKTGWVTAFIPDPEPDQDNSGTSGAEGVAVDAMGNVYGAEVGPRMLRKYIRR, via the coding sequence ATGACCCGTTCGCTTCGTCTTGGTGCGGCTGTCGCCTCACTGATGCTTGCAGTCCCCGCAGCTGAGGGCCTGACAGCCCAAATGACGGCTCCAAACCCCTATGAAACTGTCGAGGGAGTTTGGGCTGAACTCCCTGATGGGCGTACATGGGGCTCGACGAGCGCCGTCTATCCGGCTCCCGATGGAATGTCCATCTGGGTGGCCGACCGGTGCGGCGCGAATTCGTGCGAGGACTCGGACGTCGATCCGATTCTCCGCTATGACCTCGACGGCAACCTTCTAGCCAGCTTCGGGGCGGGTCAGGTAGTGTGGCCCCACGGGATGCACGTCGACACCGAGGGCAACGTTTGGATTGCGGACGCCGTGGGCTTCGGTGAGACGCCGGAAGGGCGCGGGCACGTCGTGCTCAAGTTCAGCGCGGAAGGTGAGTTGCTCATGACACTTGGTGAGGACGGCGTGGCCGGGACGGACCGGCAGCGTTTCACCAGACCGAACGATGTCTATGTCGCGTCGGACGGGAGCATCTTCGTGGCGGACGGGCATCGAGGTCGCGGCGAGGCCAACAATCGCATCATGAAGTTCGATGCGGAGGGCAACTTCCTCCTGGAGTGGGGCACAACGGGGGGAGGCACCGGTGAGTTCGACGAACCGCACGGCCTTGCTATGGATTCAGACGGCAGGTTGTTCGTTGCGGATCGCTACAACAACCGGATCCAGATCTTCGACCAGGAAGGCGCGCACCTCGCGACCTGGACGCAGTTCAGCAGATTGAGCGGCATCTTCATCAAGGACGACGTGCTCTACGCTGCAGACTCCGAGTCCAACATGCGGCGGAATCCGGGATGGAAGCGCGGCATCTATATTGGCGACGCGAAGACCGGGTGGGTGACGGCCTTCATCCCCGATCCCGAGCCGGACCAAGATAACTCCGGTACGAGCGGGGCGGAGGGCGTCGCCGTCGATGCCATGGGGAACGTGTATGGAGCCGAAGTCGGGCCGCGCATGCTGAGGAAGTACATCCGCCGGTAG
- a CDS encoding HupE/UreJ family protein: MSIPDTTRSRRIAAIVVALVLLVPSWPEAHEIPADVTVQAFVKPEGSMLRFLVRAPLAAMRDYEFPVEGPGYLQIDQVDQLIRDAAMQWIGEYVGFQENGIALQEVEFVAARISAPSDRSFSSYDVALEHMAAPRLTNDVELPPGQAMLDVLFEVPIASESSDFSIDARMAHLGLRTVTVLRFLPPGGAERAFQYSGDPGVVRLDPRWHQAALRFVSLGFSHILDGIDHLLFLFCLVVPFRSFWSLVPIVTAFTVAHSITLIASALGLAPDALWFPPLIETLIALSIVFMAFENILGAKLARRWMIAFGFGLVHGFGFSFALSESLQFAGTHLITSLLSFNVGVELGQLFVLAVTVPLLGLLFRKVLPEVAGIMVLSAVLAHTGWHWMLERGSGLLRFTFRAPALDAVFAAAALRWMMLGLIVFGAAWIMRLGYAWVDRRRVGTP; the protein is encoded by the coding sequence ATGAGTATTCCTGATACCACGCGATCGCGGCGCATCGCGGCGATCGTCGTTGCGCTCGTGCTCTTGGTGCCCTCGTGGCCGGAAGCCCACGAGATCCCCGCGGATGTCACAGTCCAAGCGTTCGTGAAGCCTGAGGGCTCCATGCTCCGCTTCCTGGTGCGAGCTCCCTTGGCTGCGATGCGGGACTATGAGTTCCCCGTGGAGGGCCCAGGGTACCTGCAAATTGACCAGGTAGATCAGTTGATTCGAGATGCGGCGATGCAGTGGATCGGGGAGTACGTCGGCTTCCAAGAAAATGGCATTGCCCTGCAAGAGGTCGAGTTCGTTGCTGCCCGTATATCGGCGCCGAGTGATCGTTCTTTCTCCAGCTACGATGTTGCATTGGAGCATATGGCTGCGCCCAGGCTCACGAACGACGTAGAGCTGCCTCCTGGCCAAGCCATGCTGGACGTGCTCTTCGAAGTACCCATTGCCTCCGAGTCATCCGACTTTTCGATCGATGCCCGAATGGCACACTTGGGACTTCGGACCGTGACGGTGCTCCGATTCTTGCCCCCGGGAGGGGCCGAGAGGGCGTTCCAGTACTCCGGAGATCCCGGGGTCGTCCGGCTCGATCCACGGTGGCATCAGGCGGCGTTGCGGTTCGTCTCTCTGGGCTTCAGCCACATCCTGGATGGCATTGACCACCTCCTGTTCCTCTTCTGTCTGGTGGTGCCATTCAGGAGCTTCTGGAGCCTCGTGCCGATCGTCACAGCGTTCACTGTGGCCCACTCCATAACGCTCATCGCTTCGGCGCTTGGATTGGCCCCCGACGCTCTCTGGTTTCCGCCGCTAATCGAGACGCTAATCGCTCTGTCGATCGTCTTCATGGCGTTCGAGAACATCCTTGGGGCCAAGCTCGCCAGGCGATGGATGATCGCGTTCGGCTTCGGGCTCGTGCACGGCTTCGGATTTTCTTTCGCGCTGTCTGAATCACTGCAATTCGCGGGGACACATCTGATCACGTCGTTGCTCTCCTTCAACGTGGGGGTCGAACTCGGTCAGCTTTTTGTCTTGGCGGTTACAGTACCCTTGCTTGGGCTTCTCTTCCGCAAAGTCCTCCCGGAGGTTGCGGGGATCATGGTGCTGTCAGCAGTCCTTGCTCACACCGGGTGGCACTGGATGCTCGAGAGGGGGAGCGGGCTCTTACGCTTCACCTTCCGCGCGCCAGCCCTAGACGCTGTGTTTGCTGCGGCAGCACTCCGTTGGATGATGCTCGGACTGATCGTGTTTGGGGCGGCCTGGATCATGCGACTCGGCTACGCTTGGGTCGACCGGCGTCGGGTAGGCACCCCCTGA
- a CDS encoding protein phosphatase 2C domain-containing protein — MANQPRLATESIAGQRPYQEDNVFAKSLDDGRTLVAVADGMGGHAAGDVASALAMETLVDAIEAGQSLSSAFTFANSAVHTKSREPGKQGMGTTLVAALVNGGEFHVANVGDSRCYLMTGDGIQQLSEDHSFVAEAMKRGQSEEEALTSKFKDALTRSIGIDEEVQVDTFGPFPVEDGTALFLCSDGLYKVMNNDRIRSLFGLSGGPRGAAQSMVATAFEDGSDDNISVAIAEWGEVTRERQMGTMPIEFVPPSADDGADEAGAAPAAPIAPESPAPEAEAATPAAAAPVAVQAAGPPMGLILGIGVVIITVALYWVLGR; from the coding sequence TTGGCGAATCAGCCCCGGCTCGCCACGGAGTCGATCGCCGGCCAAAGGCCGTATCAGGAAGACAACGTTTTTGCCAAGTCGCTGGACGACGGGCGTACGCTCGTCGCCGTAGCAGACGGCATGGGTGGCCATGCGGCTGGTGATGTTGCCAGCGCGCTTGCCATGGAAACACTTGTCGATGCGATCGAAGCCGGGCAGTCACTCTCCAGCGCGTTCACCTTCGCCAACTCTGCCGTGCACACGAAATCTCGTGAGCCCGGCAAACAGGGCATGGGAACAACGCTCGTCGCGGCCCTCGTCAACGGGGGTGAGTTCCACGTCGCCAACGTGGGCGACAGTCGTTGTTATTTGATGACCGGCGACGGTATTCAGCAACTCAGCGAGGACCATTCGTTCGTTGCGGAAGCGATGAAGCGGGGACAGTCCGAAGAAGAGGCGCTCACTTCGAAGTTCAAGGACGCACTCACGCGTTCGATCGGAATCGATGAAGAGGTGCAGGTCGACACCTTCGGCCCGTTCCCGGTGGAGGATGGTACGGCCCTCTTCCTTTGTTCGGACGGCCTCTACAAGGTGATGAACAACGATCGCATTCGATCCTTGTTCGGATTGTCAGGTGGTCCGCGGGGTGCGGCTCAGAGCATGGTCGCGACGGCCTTCGAGGACGGCAGCGACGACAACATCTCTGTGGCCATCGCGGAATGGGGTGAGGTGACCCGCGAACGTCAGATGGGTACGATGCCTATCGAGTTTGTGCCGCCGTCTGCAGATGACGGTGCCGATGAGGCAGGAGCAGCTCCGGCGGCTCCGATCGCTCCCGAGTCACCGGCTCCCGAAGCCGAGGCGGCGACGCCGGCAGCCGCTGCGCCAGTGGCAGTCCAGGCCGCGGGACCCCCCATGGGCCTGATCCTCGGGATTGGTGTGGTGATCATCACCGTCGCGCTGTATTGGGTCCTAGGTCGCTGA
- a CDS encoding DUF2911 domain-containing protein, giving the protein MRWNKTLPTLTGVVLLAAACAGEATDEMSMEEEMAAAPAIEVAAGECYLQGATFEEATTARPSPLNETEFAYQGGSAKLCYGAPSANEREVMGTLVPYGDLWRAGANEPTALHLTGPASVGGVSLEAGSYAIYAAPGADEWEFFINSNFERWGIPISDEVRATELGSFTAATIAIDERVETLRYSFDGDADNTMGDIVLEWENTQVRFHVHPAG; this is encoded by the coding sequence ATGCGCTGGAATAAAACCCTCCCCACCCTCACGGGTGTTGTCCTACTCGCCGCAGCGTGCGCCGGAGAAGCGACAGACGAAATGTCGATGGAAGAAGAAATGGCAGCCGCTCCGGCTATCGAAGTCGCCGCTGGGGAGTGTTATCTCCAAGGCGCAACGTTCGAGGAAGCCACGACCGCCCGCCCGAGTCCACTCAATGAGACGGAATTCGCATACCAGGGTGGCTCAGCCAAGCTCTGCTACGGGGCCCCTTCCGCTAACGAGCGAGAAGTGATGGGGACGCTGGTTCCCTATGGGGACCTATGGCGTGCCGGAGCCAACGAGCCGACGGCTCTTCACCTTACGGGTCCTGCCTCCGTCGGCGGTGTCTCTCTCGAGGCCGGGAGCTATGCGATCTACGCGGCGCCGGGCGCCGACGAATGGGAGTTCTTCATCAACTCGAACTTCGAGCGCTGGGGCATCCCCATCAGTGACGAGGTCCGTGCGACTGAACTCGGCTCCTTCACCGCGGCGACGATCGCGATTGACGAAAGGGTCGAGACGCTCCGCTATAGCTTTGACGGCGACGCGGACAACACAATGGGCGACATCGTGCTCGAGTGGGAGAACACGCAGGTGAGATTTCACGTACATCCCGCGGGCTGA
- a CDS encoding DUF1080 domain-containing protein translates to MSRRLFSVILALLLSGCSAASEDTGAPEPAWVELFDGATLDRWIVKIAGAETGDDPWGTFRVEDGLLTVGYEQYGSFDGRFGHLFFEEPFSDYELRVEYRFVGEQVQGGPGWALRNSGVMFHAQSPGSMLRDQDFPISLEAQFLGGNGVEDRPTSNLCTPGTHVEIAGELVEAHCITAQAPTFHGEQWVTADLIVRGGSSIVHVIDGDTVLAYGVPVIGGGVVDGFDPSEKEDGRALTSGFIALQSESHPIQFRRVALRRLSN, encoded by the coding sequence ATGTCACGTCGCCTCTTTTCTGTCATTCTGGCTCTGTTATTGTCCGGATGTTCGGCAGCGTCTGAGGACACTGGAGCGCCGGAGCCCGCATGGGTTGAACTCTTTGACGGCGCCACCCTGGACCGGTGGATCGTGAAGATCGCAGGCGCCGAGACCGGGGACGATCCATGGGGCACCTTCCGGGTCGAGGATGGACTTCTGACCGTCGGCTACGAACAGTATGGCAGCTTCGATGGCCGTTTTGGGCACCTCTTCTTCGAAGAGCCGTTTTCGGACTACGAACTCCGGGTCGAGTACCGTTTCGTCGGCGAACAGGTGCAGGGTGGGCCGGGATGGGCACTGAGAAACAGCGGCGTGATGTTCCACGCCCAAAGCCCCGGATCCATGCTTCGCGATCAGGATTTTCCGATCTCACTCGAAGCTCAATTCTTGGGCGGCAATGGGGTGGAAGACCGCCCGACATCCAACCTGTGCACTCCCGGCACCCATGTGGAAATTGCCGGAGAGTTGGTGGAGGCCCATTGCATCACGGCGCAGGCTCCGACCTTTCATGGAGAACAATGGGTCACGGCTGATTTGATTGTCCGTGGTGGTTCCTCCATCGTTCATGTGATCGATGGGGACACGGTCTTGGCCTACGGTGTTCCGGTGATTGGGGGCGGAGTTGTGGATGGATTCGACCCCTCCGAGAAGGAAGATGGTCGTGCTCTCACCTCCGGGTTCATCGCGTTGCAGAGCGAGAGTCATCCCATCCAATTCAGGCGCGTCGCCCTGAGGCGTCTCAGTAACTAG